A portion of the Paenibacillus marchantiae genome contains these proteins:
- a CDS encoding histidine kinase dimerization/phospho-acceptor domain-containing protein → MKSERLKTELITNVSHDLKTPLTSIINYVDLLKKRRSVYGDIPSLY, encoded by the coding sequence ATGAAGAGTGAACGGTTAAAAACAGAGCTGATTACCAACGTATCACATGATTTGAAGACCCCGCTTACTTCTATTATCAACTATGTCGATTTATTAAAAAAAAGAAGATCTGTCTACGGAGACATCCCGAGCCTATATTGA
- a CDS encoding phosphatidylinositol-specific phospholipase C/glycerophosphodiester phosphodiesterase family protein, protein MKKTSMLSLFIVITAGMIWCSWGLVWSGQNQPASTAGTSGWQGNRLIAHAFGGVNGASYTNSYEAFITNYNRGYRLFEVDLVQTTDGELVARHDWSHRLQPDLAAHRGRNVTTLQFANSLIMGRFHPLTLPDILQLMQQYPDFDLIVDTKAGSKEQIQQQFAHLVNEAHRTDPALLNRIIPEIFSPEMYDTVMGIYPFPNKMYSLYKTGASAESIVEFVRDKHMTAVAMPVYRVYLNPNLVPALNKFGVKSYVHTVNRRPVMQILDRFGVHGFYTDQEVSPEELMLADVPPGHVDFPGYMSSGWASIRNIVMKVRNNGYK, encoded by the coding sequence ATGAAGAAGACGAGTATGTTAAGCTTATTCATAGTCATTACGGCTGGAATGATCTGGTGCAGCTGGGGCCTTGTTTGGTCAGGTCAGAATCAGCCGGCCTCTACAGCTGGCACCAGCGGCTGGCAGGGAAATAGGCTTATTGCACATGCATTTGGAGGAGTCAACGGCGCTAGCTACACAAATTCTTATGAGGCATTTATAACCAATTACAATAGAGGGTACCGTTTGTTCGAGGTTGATCTTGTGCAGACGACGGACGGGGAGCTTGTAGCCAGACATGATTGGTCTCACAGGCTGCAGCCGGATTTGGCTGCTCATCGCGGACGAAACGTAACAACGCTTCAGTTTGCAAACTCGCTTATCATGGGCAGATTCCACCCGCTTACACTGCCGGACATACTGCAGCTGATGCAGCAATATCCTGATTTTGACTTAATCGTGGATACGAAAGCAGGCAGTAAAGAGCAAATTCAGCAGCAGTTTGCGCATCTAGTCAATGAAGCGCACCGTACGGATCCTGCACTGCTCAACCGGATTATTCCTGAAATTTTCAGCCCGGAAATGTATGACACGGTTATGGGAATCTACCCCTTTCCAAACAAAATGTATTCACTTTACAAAACTGGCGCCTCTGCCGAAAGTATTGTAGAATTCGTAAGGGACAAACATATGACAGCGGTTGCCATGCCTGTATACCGCGTGTATCTCAACCCCAATCTAGTACCAGCACTAAATAAGTTTGGGGTAAAAAGCTATGTTCACACCGTCAACCGCAGACCGGTTATGCAGATTCTGGACAGGTTCGGGGTGCATGGATTTTACACGGATCAGGAAGTATCACCGGAAGAGCTGATGCTTGCAGACGTTCCCCCCGGCCATGTTGATTTTCCGGGATACATGAGTTCCGGATGGGCAAGTATAAGAAATATCGTGATGAAGGTGAGAAATAATGGCTATAAATAA
- a CDS encoding ATP-binding protein, with protein sequence MASGTVELDMEYVDVATLLTQAIAESNTSMGQASLVIRERIAKFPIHAHLDGNKIWRVFENLIGNAQKYSLPGTRIYIYLDESDDMVLFKIQNTAAYEIDFAAEESFERFKRADVSRQTEGSGLGLSIVKSIVELHGGEIKIEIHGDQFNVILHLPKQRLI encoded by the coding sequence ATGGCCAGCGGTACAGTAGAGCTGGATATGGAGTACGTCGATGTTGCAACCTTGTTAACACAGGCGATTGCCGAGTCCAATACCAGTATGGGACAAGCGTCGCTCGTGATTCGGGAGAGGATCGCGAAATTCCCGATCCATGCACATTTGGACGGCAATAAAATTTGGCGTGTCTTCGAAAATTTAATTGGCAACGCGCAGAAATATTCGCTTCCAGGAACCAGAATCTATATTTATTTGGACGAGTCTGATGATATGGTATTATTTAAAATTCAAAACACAGCTGCTTATGAAATTGATTTTGCTGCGGAAGAATCGTTCGAGCGTTTCAAAAGAGCAGACGTATCCCGCCAGACAGAAGGCTCCGGACTAGGGCTGTCCATTGTGAAAAGCATCGTTGAGCTGCACGGCGGGGAGATCAAAATTGAAATTCATGGCGATCAATTCAACGTTATTCTGCATTTGCCCAAGCAGCGCTTAATATAA
- a CDS encoding ROK family protein — MLPTSHNTQQVKRINVELVKNTLRSMDVGTKASIANLTKLSVATCGTILNELLQTGEIIDLGPDESSGGRPASRYQFNADYASVLCLIIRTEGGIHSITHTHANLNGEMTDEQTLILDEINVTVVEDLIASLIETHHNVQAIGIGIPGVAHDGVIGICDVSELAGQPLGPRLKEQFDDVEVVIGNDMNLTVYGLYNQQQFEEEKNFAVVTFPENHFPGAGFIIDGRPLTGNTQFGGEVSFLPFGVSREEQLRMLKTAEGLRELVVQTLVSIIAIINPATIVVTGDTMDPVMRDGLTQGCLDRMIPLEHMPELIIQRDTRREYLTGVVAVTLESLTYRIQLIEMQW, encoded by the coding sequence ATGTTACCTACATCACACAACACCCAACAGGTGAAGCGAATTAACGTTGAACTTGTGAAGAATACGCTCCGGTCCATGGACGTAGGCACGAAGGCTTCCATTGCGAACCTGACAAAACTCAGCGTAGCCACATGCGGCACCATCCTGAACGAACTACTCCAGACGGGTGAGATTATCGATCTGGGCCCGGACGAATCGAGCGGGGGAAGACCAGCGAGTCGGTATCAGTTTAATGCGGACTACGCGAGTGTGCTGTGCCTGATCATTAGAACGGAGGGCGGCATACACTCAATCACGCATACCCATGCCAATCTGAACGGGGAAATGACGGACGAACAGACTCTTATTTTGGATGAGATTAATGTGACTGTGGTGGAGGATTTGATTGCGAGCCTGATCGAAACGCACCACAATGTGCAGGCCATTGGCATTGGTATACCAGGGGTGGCACACGACGGTGTAATTGGCATTTGTGATGTGTCGGAGCTGGCGGGTCAACCGCTAGGGCCAAGGCTCAAGGAACAGTTTGATGATGTGGAAGTGGTCATTGGTAACGACATGAATCTCACGGTGTACGGACTGTATAACCAGCAGCAATTTGAAGAAGAGAAGAACTTCGCGGTAGTTACATTTCCTGAGAACCATTTTCCTGGTGCAGGCTTTATTATTGATGGTCGTCCGCTCACAGGGAACACGCAATTTGGGGGCGAGGTATCTTTTCTACCTTTTGGCGTGTCACGGGAAGAACAGCTACGGATGTTGAAAACAGCGGAAGGGTTGCGGGAACTGGTGGTACAGACACTGGTATCCATTATTGCGATCATTAATCCGGCAACGATTGTGGTAACAGGGGATACGATGGACCCGGTTATGCGGGATGGCCTGACGCAAGGTTGTCTGGATCGAATGATTCCATTGGAGCATATGCCGGAGTTGATTATCCAGAGAGACACACGACGTGAATACCTCACTGGGGTGGTCGCTGTTACGTTGGAGAGCCTGACTTATCGCATCCAACTGATCGAGATGCAATGGTAG
- a CDS encoding response regulator transcription factor → MAINNILVVDDEPEIREALVIYLKSDDVDVLTASNGLEALEILEQETIHLIIMDNMMPQLDGIKTTFKIRENKNIPIIMLSAKSEDSDKILGLNVGADDYITKPFNPLELIARVRSQLRRFTNLGSFQSNGEEIIQVRGLVLNKSSKTVEVDGEDVRLTPKEYKILELLMENKGRVFSIEEIYERVWNELIFASENTVAVHVRNIREKIEINPKDPKYLKVVWGIGYKIEKK, encoded by the coding sequence ATGGCTATAAATAACATTCTTGTTGTAGACGATGAACCGGAAATTCGAGAAGCGCTCGTTATTTACTTGAAAAGCGATGATGTGGATGTATTAACGGCCTCTAACGGATTGGAGGCGCTGGAAATCCTAGAACAAGAAACCATTCATCTTATTATCATGGACAACATGATGCCACAGCTCGATGGAATTAAAACGACATTTAAAATTCGTGAAAACAAAAATATACCGATCATTATGCTTTCCGCCAAATCGGAAGATAGCGACAAGATTTTGGGACTCAACGTTGGGGCCGATGACTATATTACGAAGCCGTTCAATCCGCTAGAACTAATCGCTAGAGTCCGATCTCAGCTGCGTCGGTTTACGAATTTAGGTTCCTTCCAGTCAAACGGGGAAGAGATCATTCAAGTAAGAGGACTCGTGCTGAACAAAAGCTCGAAAACTGTTGAGGTAGATGGAGAGGACGTCAGACTGACCCCGAAGGAATACAAAATTTTGGAGCTGCTGATGGAGAACAAGGGCAGAGTTTTCTCGATCGAAGAGATTTATGAGCGCGTGTGGAATGAACTGATCTTCGCTTCAGAGAATACGGTTGCCGTACATGTGAGAAATATTCGTGAAAAAATTGAAATCAATCCCAAAGACCCAAAATATTTAAAGGTGGTATGGGGAATTGGATACAAAATTGAGAAAAAGTAA
- a CDS encoding UvrD-helicase domain-containing protein gives MVEEQLEVEQIFKLISNGHNFLLSGGAGSGKTYSLIMVIKKAIRDNPTAKIACITYTNAAVKEIKDRIDHNNLYVMTIHEFLWSMIKPFQRNLKKELISLINDENSKFANPDGIVDKGYFDSIESGIQYKDYVRIREGIISHDEVLELSNLMYKKYPLLCDILKDNYKYIFIDEYQDTSQLVIEIFLDHLKQSNKKNIIGFFGDSMQSIYDKGVGDLYKYIEKQDVKEIWKRQNRRNPSKVINLANSLRSDGLIQEPSLDNKAPNMLKGFIREGNIKFLYSSNNDLNEIRKTEYFAGWNFDDSKQTKELYLTHNLIAPKAGFPELMEIYDKDPIIDLKNKIKEKIKKDNIEIKEDYSFDQVVDLIALKNRSKLRKDIIIENPIHSVLYDELKNELFSKVSKIYLNKDSLIDDKKQEEQDINKEGSKRDALIKHLFKIQTIIQLYKDKLYNDFIRKTELKITSINMKREINETISIVDQMFNSTIEEVIDFVDERRLCRKDDNFYNFINENEYIFNRVKKVKYQEFRNLFYYLEGHTPFSTQHKIKGAEFDNVLVILDNGKWNDYNFDYLFSRRTEKETIFLRTQKIFYVCCTRAKENLIVFYHNPSEIAINQAKLWFGEENVKKI, from the coding sequence ATGGTTGAAGAACAATTAGAAGTTGAACAAATATTTAAATTAATCAGTAATGGGCATAATTTTTTGTTAAGTGGAGGGGCCGGTAGTGGGAAAACTTATTCTCTAATAATGGTTATAAAGAAGGCGATCAGAGATAATCCAACCGCAAAAATTGCTTGTATCACTTATACAAATGCTGCTGTTAAAGAAATAAAAGACAGAATAGATCACAATAATTTGTATGTAATGACTATTCATGAATTTTTATGGAGCATGATTAAGCCTTTTCAAAGAAATCTAAAAAAAGAATTGATTTCTCTTATCAACGACGAAAATTCTAAATTTGCTAACCCTGATGGTATTGTTGATAAGGGATATTTTGACTCGATAGAGTCAGGTATTCAGTATAAGGATTATGTTCGAATCAGAGAAGGTATAATTTCACATGATGAAGTTTTGGAGTTGTCAAATCTAATGTACAAGAAATACCCCCTACTTTGCGATATTTTAAAGGATAATTACAAATATATTTTTATTGATGAGTACCAGGATACTAGTCAATTAGTTATTGAAATATTTTTAGATCATCTTAAGCAAAGCAATAAGAAGAATATAATAGGTTTTTTTGGGGATTCCATGCAATCAATTTATGATAAAGGTGTTGGTGATTTATATAAATATATTGAAAAACAGGATGTTAAGGAAATTTGGAAAAGACAGAATCGTAGAAACCCTAGTAAGGTAATTAATTTAGCAAATAGTTTAAGGTCAGATGGCTTAATCCAAGAACCCTCCCTTGACAATAAAGCTCCTAACATGTTGAAAGGATTCATTAGAGAAGGTAATATAAAATTTTTATACTCATCAAACAATGATCTGAATGAAATTAGAAAGACAGAGTACTTTGCTGGTTGGAATTTTGATGACTCCAAACAAACAAAAGAATTATACCTTACACATAATTTAATAGCTCCTAAAGCAGGGTTTCCGGAATTAATGGAGATATATGATAAAGATCCGATAATTGATTTGAAAAATAAAATAAAGGAAAAAATAAAAAAAGATAATATAGAAATCAAAGAGGACTATTCTTTTGATCAAGTTGTGGACTTAATCGCACTAAAAAATAGAAGTAAACTACGAAAAGATATTATCATAGAAAATCCTATTCATAGTGTCCTATACGATGAATTGAAAAACGAACTATTTTCAAAAGTTAGCAAAATATATCTGAATAAGGATTCCTTAATTGATGATAAGAAACAAGAAGAACAAGATATAAATAAAGAAGGCTCGAAAAGGGATGCTCTAATTAAACATCTATTCAAGATACAAACTATTATTCAACTTTATAAAGATAAATTATATAACGACTTTATCAGAAAAACTGAGTTAAAAATCACTTCAATAAATATGAAGAGAGAGATAAACGAAACTATCTCTATTGTAGATCAAATGTTCAATTCGACTATAGAGGAAGTTATTGATTTCGTAGATGAGAGGCGCCTTTGTCGTAAAGACGATAATTTTTATAATTTCATAAATGAAAATGAGTATATATTTAATAGAGTTAAAAAAGTGAAATATCAGGAGTTTCGAAATTTGTTTTATTATTTAGAAGGGCATACTCCTTTTTCTACGCAACATAAAATTAAAGGTGCAGAATTTGATAATGTTCTTGTAATACTAGACAATGGGAAATGGAACGATTATAACTTTGATTACTTATTTAGTAGAAGAACAGAAAAAGAAACAATTTTTTTAAGAACACAAAAAATTTTTTATGTATGCTGTACCCGAGCGAAAGAAAATTTAATAGTTTTTTATCATAATCCTAGCGAAATTGCAATCAATCAAGCAAAATTATGGTTTGGAGAAGAAAATGTAAAAAAGATATAG
- a CDS encoding ATP-dependent nuclease, whose product MQISKVKIENFRLLKSLELDLEKELSLVIGKNNCGKTSLLSILDKFIGSKANVNTFSLDDFNIDFLRDLINRIEAEEDEEKESSTYLGISLMLFIKYDEGDDLSNISKLMLDLDPNHRTIVLKFEYRLIEEDLRKMRNDYKEFQDKQLIKKNVEIEDGKVENRGNIFLRDNHKKYFKLSKKSLGYDTETSTEIESEYIDLLKEKIAIEKVISFKMISAKRNVSNIDSDKTLSILSSNYYKKKEEKNQESEKIQEFKDILSRTDKHLNEVYNNLFEKIIEKVGMFGGIRKGDSNIKIVSTLQHKELLKDNTTVMYDHNGEHSLPENYNGLGYLNLISMIFEIELILSEFRFENKLNEEPANINLLFIEEPEAHTHPQMQYIFIKNIKDILNSASKGDDGKKFNLQTIITTHSCHITAESDFNDIKYFYKTNQNQVIAKNLKDLEKEYEKDKEISNFKFLKQYLTLHRAELFFADKAIFIEGDTERLLLPAMMKKIDQETDENPLLSQNISIVEVGAYSHIFEKFIAFIGIKSLIITDIDSAMKKVKKNEDGKEKIKIIKCRVSDEGAFTTTNASLKYFVNYSNYIVSQSFGKEVASTSEILISEPSEEVDILNFYSNLNYSERILLKDPETKKWLPSDGGNLLIIYQTSELNSLNIAYHARSFEDSFFHINRQFIIDNKESFKSLVNIKYFEDKEKDSYFLAEECVDKKPSFAMEILLNSKEINNKKHCNWDIPSYIKEGLLWLKNN is encoded by the coding sequence ATGCAAATTTCAAAAGTTAAGATTGAGAATTTTAGACTTCTCAAGTCCCTTGAACTTGATTTAGAAAAGGAATTGTCTCTGGTAATTGGTAAAAACAATTGTGGTAAAACTTCATTACTTTCAATATTAGACAAATTTATTGGTTCAAAAGCAAACGTAAATACATTTTCTCTCGATGACTTTAACATTGATTTTCTTAGAGATCTGATAAATAGAATAGAAGCTGAAGAAGATGAAGAAAAAGAAAGTAGTACATATTTAGGCATATCATTAATGTTATTTATAAAGTACGACGAGGGGGATGATTTATCCAATATAAGTAAATTAATGTTGGACTTAGATCCTAATCATAGAACAATTGTTTTGAAATTTGAATATAGGCTGATAGAAGAAGATCTAAGAAAGATGAGAAATGATTACAAAGAATTTCAAGATAAACAACTCATAAAAAAAAATGTAGAGATAGAGGATGGCAAAGTTGAAAACAGAGGGAATATTTTTTTGAGAGATAATCATAAGAAGTATTTTAAACTATCGAAAAAATCACTTGGTTACGATACTGAAACGTCAACTGAAATAGAAAGTGAATACATTGATTTATTGAAAGAGAAGATTGCAATCGAAAAAGTTATAAGCTTTAAAATGATCAGTGCTAAAAGAAATGTATCTAATATCGATTCGGATAAAACATTATCAATTTTATCATCAAATTATTACAAGAAAAAAGAAGAAAAGAATCAAGAATCAGAGAAAATACAGGAATTCAAAGATATTCTAAGCAGAACAGATAAGCACTTAAATGAAGTGTACAATAATTTGTTTGAGAAAATAATAGAAAAGGTTGGGATGTTTGGCGGTATTAGAAAAGGTGACTCTAATATAAAAATTGTATCTACTTTACAACATAAAGAATTATTAAAAGACAACACAACTGTAATGTATGATCATAATGGTGAACACTCCCTTCCTGAAAATTATAATGGTCTAGGATATCTCAATTTGATAAGTATGATATTTGAGATTGAGCTAATTTTAAGTGAATTTAGATTTGAAAATAAACTGAACGAAGAACCAGCAAATATAAACTTGCTTTTCATTGAAGAGCCAGAAGCACATACTCATCCACAAATGCAATACATATTTATAAAAAATATTAAAGATATTTTGAACAGTGCGAGTAAGGGTGACGATGGTAAAAAGTTTAATTTACAAACTATTATTACAACTCATTCTTGCCATATTACTGCTGAGAGTGACTTTAATGATATAAAATACTTTTATAAAACTAATCAAAATCAAGTTATTGCAAAAAATTTAAAAGATTTAGAGAAAGAATATGAGAAGGATAAAGAAATCAGTAACTTTAAATTTCTAAAACAATATTTGACGTTACATCGAGCAGAGCTGTTTTTTGCGGATAAAGCAATATTCATAGAGGGTGACACAGAAAGGTTATTATTACCTGCAATGATGAAAAAGATTGATCAAGAGACGGATGAAAATCCACTACTCTCACAAAATATTTCAATAGTAGAGGTAGGTGCATACTCTCATATTTTTGAGAAATTCATTGCTTTTATTGGAATAAAATCGTTAATAATCACTGATATAGATTCTGCTATGAAAAAAGTTAAGAAAAATGAAGATGGCAAAGAAAAAATTAAAATTATAAAATGTAGAGTTTCTGATGAGGGGGCCTTCACGACTACAAATGCTTCATTAAAATATTTTGTTAATTACAGCAATTATATTGTTTCCCAATCTTTTGGAAAAGAAGTAGCTTCAACTTCAGAGATTCTAATAAGCGAGCCTAGTGAAGAAGTCGATATTTTAAATTTTTATAGCAATTTGAACTACAGTGAGAGAATACTTTTAAAAGATCCAGAAACGAAAAAATGGTTACCCTCTGATGGTGGTAATTTATTAATTATTTATCAAACATCTGAATTAAACTCTTTAAATATTGCCTATCATGCAAGAAGCTTTGAAGATTCATTTTTTCACATAAATAGGCAGTTTATTATAGATAATAAAGAAAGTTTCAAGAGTTTAGTGAATATAAAATATTTCGAAGATAAAGAAAAAGATTCCTATTTTTTAGCTGAGGAATGTGTAGATAAAAAGCCATCTTTTGCAATGGAAATCTTACTAAATAGTAAGGAGATAAACAATAAAAAACATTGTAATTGGGATATCCCGAGTTACATAAAGGAAGGGTTATTATGGTTGAAGAACAATTAG
- a CDS encoding TetR/AcrR family transcriptional regulator produces MVQAKKDEVRKEIEYAALKVFFEKGYVDAKMSDIANEINISVGNIYTYFKNKKDLFYAVVPPDLVDYLKNVLVETIHFDNQTLFEETDSERKSALLQEQVDVLRKYRNQIVIIFKKNKGTIYTNAKNELVELMIETKKAYLKNQYKRYEIGTEENLILLNILAHNVIDMNLDLLKRDMSEDSRKQIFEALYVYRLYGMKSLNE; encoded by the coding sequence ATGGTGCAAGCCAAGAAAGACGAAGTCAGGAAAGAAATTGAATACGCGGCGCTCAAGGTCTTTTTTGAGAAAGGCTATGTCGATGCCAAGATGAGCGATATTGCGAATGAAATCAATATTTCCGTGGGCAATATCTATACTTATTTTAAGAACAAGAAAGATCTATTCTACGCCGTCGTGCCGCCGGATCTGGTGGATTATCTGAAGAATGTGCTGGTGGAGACGATTCACTTTGATAACCAGACCTTGTTCGAGGAAACGGATAGCGAGCGAAAGTCGGCGCTGTTGCAGGAACAGGTAGATGTACTACGGAAATACCGGAATCAGATCGTGATCATCTTTAAAAAGAATAAAGGTACCATCTACACCAACGCCAAAAATGAGCTTGTTGAGCTGATGATCGAAACCAAGAAGGCGTATCTCAAAAATCAATATAAACGATATGAGATCGGAACCGAAGAGAATTTGATCTTGCTGAACATTCTCGCGCACAACGTGATCGACATGAACTTGGATCTATTGAAGCGGGATATGAGTGAGGACAGCCGGAAGCAAATTTTCGAAGCGTTGTATGTCTACAGACTGTACGGTATGAAGAGTCTCAACGAATAA
- a CDS encoding amidohydrolase family protein: MNTAYALKNVNLIHGDSSRNLQKNMTILVNEQGLIQTIGQDNELLIPSHYTTIDLSGKYVMPGLINAHVHLFADGKPFSLSVSEGMLQFAYDRILNTKFGRNVLKKRMKRNALTALHAGVTTMRSVGEFFYTDVQLRDEINNGALSDLICSSPGFS; the protein is encoded by the coding sequence ATGAACACCGCATACGCATTGAAAAACGTTAATCTGATCCACGGCGACTCAAGCCGCAATCTGCAAAAAAACATGACGATTCTCGTCAATGAACAAGGACTTATTCAGACTATCGGCCAAGATAACGAACTGCTTATCCCAAGTCACTACACTACAATCGACCTTTCAGGGAAATACGTGATGCCTGGATTGATCAATGCACACGTGCACCTCTTTGCAGACGGTAAACCGTTCAGTCTCTCGGTCAGTGAAGGCATGTTGCAGTTTGCCTATGATCGAATATTGAACACCAAGTTTGGCAGAAACGTTTTGAAAAAACGAATGAAACGCAACGCGCTGACCGCACTCCATGCGGGTGTAACAACGATGCGTAGTGTGGGGGAATTCTTTTACACCGACGTCCAGCTGCGGGATGAAATTAACAACGGTGCTTTGTCGGACCTAATCTGCTCGTCTCCGGGTTTTTCCTAA
- a CDS encoding XRE family transcriptional regulator has translation MKFELGRCLLNERLMESGRSAEWLAKELLLKPERVYDFIENKRVMPLKIAISIADSIGCDVRALYELIPNDVTKKLLR, from the coding sequence TTGAAATTTGAATTAGGGCGTTGCTTACTGAATGAACGATTGATGGAATCCGGAAGGTCAGCGGAATGGCTGGCCAAAGAATTGCTTTTAAAACCGGAACGAGTTTACGACTTTATTGAGAACAAAAGAGTGATGCCACTCAAAATTGCCATATCGATCGCTGATTCCATCGGTTGTGATGTTCGTGCCTTGTATGAGTTAATTCCGAATGATGTAACTAAGAAATTATTACGTTAA
- a CDS encoding DUF4367 domain-containing protein, with protein sequence MSKRIVLLIFIFTLSVGINNDLLIASAKPTLAFSNVDLDKLQTVADFKLYTPFYSAENYKLEIKEPYPCAPSPSVSKVRLHFFDESGQTYLFGIEEHKAGGYKVNRVVINVDVRNRTSTTRTIVEDFKFNEHGEKMNINGIEGRFEPWANHIPGGYLRWVQNDTFIEMDSGELTKEEMIALAKSMR encoded by the coding sequence TTGTCTAAACGGATTGTTTTATTGATTTTTATCTTTACGCTTTCTGTTGGAATCAACAATGACCTACTCATCGCATCAGCTAAACCTACGCTAGCTTTTTCAAATGTTGATTTGGACAAGCTGCAAACTGTTGCGGATTTCAAACTCTATACGCCCTTTTACTCGGCTGAAAACTATAAATTAGAAATTAAGGAACCATACCCGTGTGCTCCTAGTCCATCAGTTTCAAAAGTTAGACTTCATTTTTTTGATGAATCAGGACAGACATATTTGTTTGGAATTGAAGAACATAAGGCGGGTGGATATAAAGTAAACCGAGTTGTCATTAACGTCGATGTTCGTAACCGAACAAGTACAACACGAACTATAGTCGAGGATTTTAAATTTAATGAACATGGAGAGAAAATGAACATAAATGGAATCGAAGGGCGATTTGAACCATGGGCTAACCATATACCAGGAGGATATCTACGATGGGTACAAAATGATACTTTCATTGAAATGGACAGCGGAGAATTAACTAAAGAGGAAATGATCGCGTTAGCAAAATCAATGAGATGA
- a CDS encoding MFS transporter, with translation MQLATIFLGFIVFGISENIKGPAIPRIQFDFNLDEKQLGTLLSLNALGYLIACSFTAILVRKWGIKAVSIISFASMILSGVFIYVSHTYPLFASSYFFMYIGNGMLEIALAILGARIFVKNTGTMMNLSHFFYGLSSTVAPLLATGVMSLHVFGHELDWRGMYLVMLSLCLLPIIAALRSKFPGDDLPHEDRTSLKTLTRDPAIWLMVLILSFGVVSELAVGGWLVNFLEKAYTWDTVKASGLLSAFFLSFSLGRLLLGPLTDRIGFVLSLILFSAFSAVCTFVAIAGGEGLAFFFAVSGAGIAMIYPTVMAFIARRYPNGSDTAITFTVTLMGIGSVIGNYVIGWVIEGVKNAYGPTTQLGLLRGLQAGYGFIGLCAVICAASGIVLYGYLKRKQELI, from the coding sequence ATGCAACTGGCAACGATTTTTCTGGGATTTATCGTATTTGGTATATCTGAAAATATTAAGGGACCAGCCATTCCGCGAATTCAATTCGACTTCAATCTGGATGAGAAACAGCTCGGGACGTTATTGTCCCTGAATGCACTGGGGTACCTGATCGCCTGCTCCTTCACCGCCATCCTGGTTCGCAAATGGGGCATTAAGGCGGTTAGCATCATTTCGTTTGCATCAATGATTCTCTCGGGTGTGTTCATTTACGTATCTCATACATATCCACTCTTTGCTTCATCATACTTCTTCATGTACATCGGAAACGGCATGTTGGAGATTGCGCTGGCGATTCTGGGGGCGCGAATCTTTGTGAAAAACACAGGTACGATGATGAACCTGTCCCATTTCTTCTATGGGCTGAGTTCAACGGTAGCGCCTTTGCTGGCGACAGGTGTGATGTCGTTGCACGTGTTTGGTCACGAACTGGACTGGCGCGGTATGTATCTGGTGATGTTGTCGCTCTGCCTGCTGCCGATCATTGCGGCGCTGCGCAGCAAATTCCCGGGGGACGATCTTCCTCATGAAGATCGGACTTCGCTCAAGACGTTAACACGTGATCCAGCCATCTGGCTGATGGTGCTCATTCTTTCTTTTGGCGTGGTATCTGAACTGGCGGTTGGGGGTTGGCTCGTTAACTTTCTGGAGAAAGCCTACACGTGGGACACGGTCAAAGCATCTGGGCTGCTATCTGCGTTCTTCCTCAGCTTCTCGTTGGGACGCCTGCTGCTAGGGCCGCTTACAGACCGGATCGGATTCGTATTGTCGTTGATTCTGTTCTCTGCTTTCTCGGCGGTATGTACGTTTGTCGCCATTGCAGGCGGAGAGGGGCTGGCATTCTTCTTTGCCGTATCGGGAGCGGGTATTGCGATGATCTATCCAACAGTCATGGCATTTATCGCACGCAGATATCCGAACGGCAGTGACACTGCGATTACCTTCACAGTTACCCTAATGGGGATTGGTAGTGTCATTGGTAACTATGTGATTGGTTGGGTGATTGAGGGCGTGAAGAATGCATATGGCCCAACCACTCAGCTGGGGTTATTGCGCGGACTTCAAGCAGGGTACGGATTCATCGGACTATGCGCTGTAATCTGTGCGGCATCTGGAATAGTGTTGTACGGATATTTGAAGCGGAAGCAGGAACTGATTTAG